The Larimichthys crocea isolate SSNF chromosome X, L_crocea_2.0, whole genome shotgun sequence genome segment AGCTCAGTGGTGCGTTTCAgcgtttttcatttcattgttctGGTTTTCCGCCCGCACCATTTTCATCAGTGCTTGACCGTGGTCAACTGTCTCCAGCAAAAAAGGTCTAAAAGCACACTATGGTGAACATAGTGTAgctaaaaataaagtgaaaaattaTCTTACGTGTCACCAGGCTTCAaaagtttgtttagtttaaatAGGTTAAAAAAGATTATAAAATCAGAGTTGTGTTTAAAGCTTGTTTCTACTGCCCATAAGTGGCCATTAAATAAGTTAGTGCTGATTTACAGATGCATATTTCCAGGTATTTTTGTAGAGAGAAAAATGGTTATAAAGTAGTTATTAATCCAACTTAGTGCACTTACAGCATAGACCACGTGTCTATGTGATGTCTGCTTACTAACAGCTATGAAGTGTTTTGTTAACCCCGGTGACAGAAGATGATTTGCTGTGAAAAACATCAAGCGAGCATAGAAAAAGGTAAAGTATGGCTTCACTCGCTAAAATGCATGTCATTCTAATAATTAACTACATTAACTAATACTGTTTTTGATTACTGAAATCTGACAATATTACTCCCATCTGTCTTTCATTTAAAGATGGCTGAACCAGCCAGGAAAATCACAGTTTCACATTCATCTCATGATGAAGATgacctgcctcctcctccaccccctcctgtACCACCTAGACCCCTCGACTATGAAGGGCCTTCAGAATTAGGCAGCCTCCCTGTCCCTCCACCTAAAGAAAGCTTCTCCATGTTCTACCAACAAAGGCAGAAGACTGAGCTAAAGAGGCTCTTTAAACACATCCACCCAGACCTACGAGCAAGTCTTGATGATGCTGTGGATGATGAAATAATGAAGGCAGTGCAGCCAGAAAACACTCAAGCAGCAGATGCAGCTTATCAGAGTGAAGTGCAGTCCATGAGGTGGATCTTTGAAAATTGGAATCTGGACAACATTGGGGATCCTCATGCAACCAAGAAACTGCTGTATGATGAGGAGATGAAAGGTGGAGATGTCAGAGGCACTTCCTCTATGTTTGAGCATATTGACAGCACCCAACAAAAGTCTGCTAAAAGACAGACTTCTGTCAGAGGGGATGTCAGAACATCAATGTGGCTGTTTGAGACCCAACCCTTAGATTCTCTAAACGaatcaaaaacagaagaaggtGAACTGGTTGAAGCAGTACTCAAAGAACCCATCCAGACAGGAGATGTGAGAGGGACTCGGCTGATTTTTGAGTCTAAAACACTGAGTGACTTGGGACGCTGCAACTCTGTAGAAGACCACAGCTTCCTTAGACTGAAATCTGAGCTTCAGGAACAGAAAGGAGACATCCAGAAGACTGTTAAACTCTTCCAGGCAGACCCCTGCTGTGCCATTAGAGACAACAGTGGCAATATCCATGAAATTAAATCCATCTGCAGGGAGGAgatcaacagcagcaacatcagcaCTGCTCGTTGGCTTTTTGAAACTCAGCCTTTGGACCTGATTAATAAGGGAACTGATGGGGTGAAAATAATTCGAGGTATATCTCTGGAAGagggacacagaggaggagttgACCAAAAGAAGTGGATGTTTGAAACTCAGTCATTTGACACCATACAAGAGGCTGTGGGAGTGGACAAGTTTGAAGGAATGGTGGCTGAATGTGCAGGGGAAGCTGATGTTCTCAACAAAAGAAAGCTCTTTGAGATACAACCCTTGGCAGCACTAAAAGGGGACACTGCAGAAAAGTCTCTGGAAAAGGAAGAAATAGTTGGGGGAGATGTCAAAACTTCTCTGTGGCTATTTGAAACGCAACCCATGGAGGCCCTTAATGATAGCTATGAAGTTGGCAGTTTGAGGAAAATTACCCTTTCAGCTGATGAACAAGGAGAagtaaaaggcaaaaaacaaatgtttgagaGCTGCAGTATTCAAAAGACCTCCTCATTCAAGGAACAACAGATTGAAAAAGGTGATGTCAAAGGATTCAAAAATCTTTTTGAAACAATTCCTCTGAGCAAAATTGCTCATTCTGATGAGATTATTGAGACGGAAAAAGCTATTGCAGCAGGAAATGTAAAGGATAACAAAGCAATGTTTGAGACAACTCCTTTATATGCAATAAAGGACAGCTCTGGAAACCTCCATGAGGTCACCACAGTCAGTCGAGAAGAATCCATCAAAGGGAAGGTCCAAAACTATAAGTGGATGTTCGAGACAAAGCCTTTAGACAAGCTTGCAGAGGGAAAGGGAAATGTTGAGGTAATCAAAGGGATCACCAGGCAGGAGGGTGAAATGGGTGATGTCAAGATGGCAAAGTGGCTTTTTGAAACCCAGACCATAGATGGGATCCATTCCAAGTTCAACCAGTCAGAGCAAAACGTAGAAGAGGAGTGTCATAAAGGTGATGTCAAGACCTGTAAATGGTTATTTGAGACACAACCGATGGACATTTTATAtgacaaagcagaaaaagtGAATGATAAAGAAGCCATTGACAAAACTAATGTCAAGTCCATTACTTGGCTTTTTGAATCACAGCCACTGGACAGCCTCTCTAGCATCAAAGATGGCGAAGAGTACAACTTGAAGCTATGCAGTACCATTCAAGATTCTGTCAAATCTGAAGTTGGTGttcaaacagtcaaacatctTTTTGAAACAGAAACCTTGGACAGAATAAGAAAGGACTCAAATTCTGAACACAATGTGAAACGTGTCAGCCAAGTCAACTTTCAATCCGGAGATGTCTCACGAGTCAAAGAACTTTTTGAATCCCAGTCCCTTGATGAAATAGGATTAGAAATGGTGACAAAATCTGATGAACAGAAGCAAGATGAATACATCGAAAAAGGTTCTGTAAATACATATACTTGGATGTTTGAGAACTGCCCCATGAACCTGATCAATAAGGACAATGGTGATGCAAACACTCAGAGAGTCAGCGGTGCAGAGAGTGGGGATGTGCAGAACAAAAAGTTTATATTTGAAACCTCCTCACTAGACAAAATCCATGACCAGTCCTTTGAACTGAAGTCAGACTCTGTGGAACAGCCTGTGGTCAATGTTGATGTAAAGTCAAGCACCATGATGTTTGAGACCCTACCACTATATGCCATCAGAGACAAAGAAGGCCAGTTTCACGAAGTTACAACTGTCAAAAAAGAGGAGGTAATGAGTGGTGATGTAAGAGGAGCAAGATGGATGTTTGAGACAAAGCCTCTTGACGCCATAAAGGCAGAGAACGAAGTTTATGTGATTCGAGCTGTCACACAAGAAGACGTCAACAAAGGAGATGTCAAATCAGCCAGGTGGAAATTTGAGACACAACCTTTAGACTCATTTACCAGCCAAGATGAATCGTCTGTCAGGGTCATTGAAGACTTAGGAAGTAGTAATGTGCAGCTCAATAAACAGAAATTTGAATCTGAGCAGTCATCCAACAAGTTTGTGCGAATGGTTAGTGTCACTGATGTACAGCATGGTGATGTCAGAACCTCCACCTGGCTTTTTGAAAATCAAACCATTGACAGTCTGAAAGGGGAACCTCAGGAGCAAAGTCCAGTAAAaacagtccacagagaggatAGCCAGAAAGGAGATGTTAAACGCTGCACTTGGCTGTTTGAATCTCAGCCACTGGATAAAATCAAGGAGTCTGAGAATACCTCAGTGCAAGGTACTGAGGAGGAGATACCAAAAGCTGATGTGAAGTGCACTACCTGGCTCTTTGAGACCACTCCACTGGATAAAATCACTGCAAACAGTGTTACTGACACCCTGTCCTATCTGTACCAAAGAAGCTGTATTCACTCAAGTGGCATCATAATAGAAGCAAATGAGAATAGAAATGTTAACATGGCAAAATATCTGTTTGAAAGCAACACAGGTGTGCAAATCCAGAAAGAAGAGGTTGTTGGTGGTAACATCAAGAACATCATGTTACAACTCTTAGTCAAACCAAACCTTAAGCCCCAAGTTAGTCTTCTTAGAGAAGTGGAGAAGGATAAAGTGAACACCACAGTAGTAGAACTTCCAGTCTACCAGACAGCCACAACTATCAACCCTGAGAGAGACCAAAGAATGCAAAACATTGTACAGATGATCAGTGACTTGCTTGTTCAAGATAAAGATTCGAAAAAAGGAATCATAATGCAAGAAACTTCAGAGGGACAAGCTGAGATGTCAGTTTATTCACTCATTTACAATTATGAAACCAAAACTGAGAGTCATgtaagagagaggggagatgtAAAGTCTACAATCGGAAATCTGTTAGCTACTGCCAATAGTCAGAGGACTGCAGCATCATGTAGagtggatgaaaatgaaaagggaaaTGTGAATTTGTACAAAAGTTGCATTGAGAAAGGAGATCTGCACTATCTGAAAAGTCTTCACGCTGAGGCTGTAGGAGATGAAGTTGATCACGGCTTGGCTGAGGAGTACATTGATATAGTTCAGGGCGATGTGAGGGAAGCAAAGAGAAGTCTCTGTCAGC includes the following:
- the xirp1 gene encoding xin actin-binding repeat-containing protein 1 isoform X1; translated protein: METFGLRRTQSLKSLSGDVERSWVMTASTRWNRKSVSQLVQHYQSCADLRNLEKVEHKLQVSESCVDGRWRRRETREDVAHWGPGGSLNLSRSHSMDFLPQKDTSGTKALRALFESKTTLQQDFNSSPQLNSAVATGSKIGRDCPLQGWRSHNTPLRDTAIQRATQVRGGKATNGFPESYDRTSRYSHDDKYSPPLTNGGTPTRQTRDRISTSSSVRDRSALYLSRAAAIDSTGGSTRPQEFIGTPGTKAKNSKMAEPARKITVSHSSHDEDDLPPPPPPPVPPRPLDYEGPSELGSLPVPPPKESFSMFYQQRQKTELKRLFKHIHPDLRASLDDAVDDEIMKAVQPENTQAADAAYQSEVQSMRWIFENWNLDNIGDPHATKKLLYDEEMKGGDVRGTSSMFEHIDSTQQKSAKRQTSVRGDVRTSMWLFETQPLDSLNESKTEEGELVEAVLKEPIQTGDVRGTRLIFESKTLSDLGRCNSVEDHSFLRLKSELQEQKGDIQKTVKLFQADPCCAIRDNSGNIHEIKSICREEINSSNISTARWLFETQPLDLINKGTDGVKIIRGISLEEGHRGGVDQKKWMFETQSFDTIQEAVGVDKFEGMVAECAGEADVLNKRKLFEIQPLAALKGDTAEKSLEKEEIVGGDVKTSLWLFETQPMEALNDSYEVGSLRKITLSADEQGEVKGKKQMFESCSIQKTSSFKEQQIEKGDVKGFKNLFETIPLSKIAHSDEIIETEKAIAAGNVKDNKAMFETTPLYAIKDSSGNLHEVTTVSREESIKGKVQNYKWMFETKPLDKLAEGKGNVEVIKGITRQEGEMGDVKMAKWLFETQTIDGIHSKFNQSEQNVEEECHKGDVKTCKWLFETQPMDILYDKAEKVNDKEAIDKTNVKSITWLFESQPLDSLSSIKDGEEYNLKLCSTIQDSVKSEVGVQTVKHLFETETLDRIRKDSNSEHNVKRVSQVNFQSGDVSRVKELFESQSLDEIGLEMVTKSDEQKQDEYIEKGSVNTYTWMFENCPMNLINKDNGDANTQRVSGAESGDVQNKKFIFETSSLDKIHDQSFELKSDSVEQPVVNVDVKSSTMMFETLPLYAIRDKEGQFHEVTTVKKEEVMSGDVRGARWMFETKPLDAIKAENEVYVIRAVTQEDVNKGDVKSARWKFETQPLDSFTSQDESSVRVIEDLGSSNVQLNKQKFESEQSSNKFVRMVSVTDVQHGDVRTSTWLFENQTIDSLKGEPQEQSPVKTVHREDSQKGDVKRCTWLFESQPLDKIKESENTSVQGTEEEIPKADVKCTTWLFETTPLDKITANSVTDTLSYLYQRSCIHSSGIIIEANENRNVNMAKYLFESNTGVQIQKEEVVGGNIKNIMLQLLVKPNLKPQVSLLREVEKDKVNTTVVELPVYQTATTINPERDQRMQNIVQMISDLLVQDKDSKKGIIMQETSEGQAEMSVYSLIYNYETKTESHVRERGDVKSTIGNLLATANSQRTAASCRVDENEKGNVNLYKSCIEKGDLHYLKSLHAEAVGDEVDHGLAEEYIDIVQGDVREAKRSLCQQKGQVERTISDVLPGDVKNTKKVFSSECSVSVDSCVPKEEIIRGDVSSAKQHLAVQPPIMVEKEDIVAGDIKATMQSLERAKQQSMHVEREIIKPGTIYDMDLSAQGPEIEESQLQKEVIISGDVKAAKRSLEMAKQQSMHVEREVIVPGKIYNLNATAQEESSSAVMQCSSSSRCQQIKTYPK
- the xirp1 gene encoding xin actin-binding repeat-containing protein 1 isoform X2, with the translated sequence METFGLRRTQSLKSLSGDVERSWVMTASTRWNRKSVSQLVQHYQSCADLRNLEKVEHKLQVSESCVDGRWRRRETREDVAHWGPGGSLNLSRSHSMDFLPQKDTSGTKALRALFESKTTLQQDFNSSPQLNSAVATGSKIGRDCPLQGWRSHNTPLRDTAIQRATQVRGGKATNGFPESYDRTSRYSHDDKYSPPLTNGGTPTRQTRDRISTSSSVRDRSALYLSRAAAIDSTGGSTRPEFIGTPGTKAKNSKMAEPARKITVSHSSHDEDDLPPPPPPPVPPRPLDYEGPSELGSLPVPPPKESFSMFYQQRQKTELKRLFKHIHPDLRASLDDAVDDEIMKAVQPENTQAADAAYQSEVQSMRWIFENWNLDNIGDPHATKKLLYDEEMKGGDVRGTSSMFEHIDSTQQKSAKRQTSVRGDVRTSMWLFETQPLDSLNESKTEEGELVEAVLKEPIQTGDVRGTRLIFESKTLSDLGRCNSVEDHSFLRLKSELQEQKGDIQKTVKLFQADPCCAIRDNSGNIHEIKSICREEINSSNISTARWLFETQPLDLINKGTDGVKIIRGISLEEGHRGGVDQKKWMFETQSFDTIQEAVGVDKFEGMVAECAGEADVLNKRKLFEIQPLAALKGDTAEKSLEKEEIVGGDVKTSLWLFETQPMEALNDSYEVGSLRKITLSADEQGEVKGKKQMFESCSIQKTSSFKEQQIEKGDVKGFKNLFETIPLSKIAHSDEIIETEKAIAAGNVKDNKAMFETTPLYAIKDSSGNLHEVTTVSREESIKGKVQNYKWMFETKPLDKLAEGKGNVEVIKGITRQEGEMGDVKMAKWLFETQTIDGIHSKFNQSEQNVEEECHKGDVKTCKWLFETQPMDILYDKAEKVNDKEAIDKTNVKSITWLFESQPLDSLSSIKDGEEYNLKLCSTIQDSVKSEVGVQTVKHLFETETLDRIRKDSNSEHNVKRVSQVNFQSGDVSRVKELFESQSLDEIGLEMVTKSDEQKQDEYIEKGSVNTYTWMFENCPMNLINKDNGDANTQRVSGAESGDVQNKKFIFETSSLDKIHDQSFELKSDSVEQPVVNVDVKSSTMMFETLPLYAIRDKEGQFHEVTTVKKEEVMSGDVRGARWMFETKPLDAIKAENEVYVIRAVTQEDVNKGDVKSARWKFETQPLDSFTSQDESSVRVIEDLGSSNVQLNKQKFESEQSSNKFVRMVSVTDVQHGDVRTSTWLFENQTIDSLKGEPQEQSPVKTVHREDSQKGDVKRCTWLFESQPLDKIKESENTSVQGTEEEIPKADVKCTTWLFETTPLDKITANSVTDTLSYLYQRSCIHSSGIIIEANENRNVNMAKYLFESNTGVQIQKEEVVGGNIKNIMLQLLVKPNLKPQVSLLREVEKDKVNTTVVELPVYQTATTINPERDQRMQNIVQMISDLLVQDKDSKKGIIMQETSEGQAEMSVYSLIYNYETKTESHVRERGDVKSTIGNLLATANSQRTAASCRVDENEKGNVNLYKSCIEKGDLHYLKSLHAEAVGDEVDHGLAEEYIDIVQGDVREAKRSLCQQKGQVERTISDVLPGDVKNTKKVFSSECSVSVDSCVPKEEIIRGDVSSAKQHLAVQPPIMVEKEDIVAGDIKATMQSLERAKQQSMHVEREIIKPGTIYDMDLSAQGPEIEESQLQKEVIISGDVKAAKRSLEMAKQQSMHVEREVIVPGKIYNLNATAQEESSSAVMQCSSSSRCQQIKTYPK